A window of the Halobacterium hubeiense genome harbors these coding sequences:
- the pyrI gene encoding aspartate carbamoyltransferase regulatory subunit: protein MTDTELRVSKIQSGTVIDHVSAGEALHVLKLLGIDGTEGTTVSLGMNVPSDRLGRKDVVKVEGRELSDSEAEVLSLIAPEATINIIRDYEVVDKRRVERPEEVGGVLVCPNRECITNAGEPVEPTFAVLDDGLRCEYCGELVREDITAHLRG from the coding sequence ATGACTGACACAGAACTCCGCGTCTCGAAGATTCAGAGCGGCACCGTCATCGACCACGTCTCCGCCGGGGAGGCGCTGCACGTGCTCAAGCTGCTGGGCATCGACGGCACCGAGGGCACGACGGTCAGCCTCGGCATGAACGTCCCCTCCGACCGGCTCGGCCGCAAGGACGTCGTGAAAGTCGAGGGCCGCGAACTCAGCGACAGCGAGGCCGAGGTGCTGTCGCTCATCGCGCCCGAGGCCACCATCAACATCATCCGCGACTACGAGGTCGTGGACAAGCGCCGCGTCGAGCGCCCCGAAGAAGTCGGAGGCGTGCTCGTGTGCCCGAACCGCGAGTGCATCACGAACGCCGGCGAGCCCGTCGAGCCGACGTTCGCGGTGCTGGACGACGGCCTGCGCTGCGAGTACTGCGGGGAGCTCGTCCGCGAGGACATCACCGCACACCTCCGCGGGTGA
- a CDS encoding GNAT family N-acetyltransferase, translated as MDVRVPADSERAAVADRLLRPAYREAEALDPAFSDLDEAVVAEEDCSRWLDDDDRTMFVAYDPEPVGVVSGGVTSSPELYTRGKNCYVDGLYVVPERRREGIAGRLLDRMKAWGRERDCEYASLSVHVDNHAAMAFYEDHGFEPKFRSLRQRL; from the coding sequence ATGGACGTACGCGTGCCGGCGGACAGCGAGCGGGCGGCCGTCGCCGACCGGCTGCTCCGGCCGGCGTACCGCGAGGCCGAAGCCCTCGACCCCGCGTTCAGCGACCTCGACGAGGCCGTCGTCGCCGAGGAGGACTGCTCGCGGTGGCTGGACGACGACGACCGCACGATGTTCGTCGCGTACGACCCCGAGCCCGTCGGCGTCGTCTCCGGCGGCGTCACGTCGTCGCCCGAGCTGTACACCCGCGGGAAGAACTGCTACGTGGACGGCCTCTACGTCGTCCCGGAGCGCCGCCGCGAGGGCATCGCGGGCCGCCTGCTCGACCGCATGAAGGCGTGGGGCCGCGAGCGCGACTGCGAGTACGCGAGCCTCTCCGTGCACGTGGACAACCACGCCGCGATGGCGTTCTACGAGGATCACGGCTTCGAGCCGAAGTTCCGCAGCCTCCGTCAGCGGCTCTGA